The following coding sequences lie in one Phragmites australis chromosome 8, lpPhrAust1.1, whole genome shotgun sequence genomic window:
- the LOC133926248 gene encoding coniferyl alcohol acyltransferase-like, translated as MPVERFDVAISSRTLVRASDPPPGFPAVLPASNLDLILGSFHTYLIAVYPVPAAGFPAVAAAVRAALPVFLSRFFPFAGRVVTNASTGVPEIACNNAGAELVVADAGVMLADVDFADADRSLVRIQVPFQQGLALSLQLVRFACGGFSLSWGTNHLLVDGHGLTALANAWAELLRTGGVSWEPHHDRRSLFRARSPPRFSPSLDAEFTRYAPGGLPNSLLVATFARRNYVVSAADVDRLRAAASTPARRATRLEALSAHVWKLLAAAVGGSDAHCRLAWLVDGRPRLDPAKYDKDTVRRYIGNVVTYASREATVEAVSSSPLADVAAMAGAAIAEVFRSERYEELVDWMETRKGVFREGGKWTEVVGVGTGSPALVVSAFLPFRVEGDFGFGRPRLVMPWVRPGRLGSAAMTVARSPGEDGSWVITARLWPRLADAVELDPEAVLKPATAARLGFGAREPADVVRHASHM; from the coding sequence ATGCCGGTCGAGCGCTTCGACGTTGCGATCTCCTCGCGGACGCTGGTGCGGGCGTCCGACCCGCCGCCGGGCTTCCCCGCGGTGCTCCCGGCCTCCAACCTCGACCTCATCCTCGGCTCCTTCCACACCTACCTCATCGCCGTGTACCCCGTCCCGGCCGCGGGCTTCCCCGCCGTGGCCGCGGCCGTGCGCGCCGCCTTGCCCGTGTTCCTCTCCCGGTTCTTCCCCTTCGCCGGTCGCGTCGTCACCAACGCCTCCACCGGCGTGCCCGAGATCGCCTGCAACAACGCCGGCGCCGAGCTCGTTGTGGCGGATGCTGGGGTGATGCTTGCGGATGTCGACTTCGCTGACGCCGACCGCTCGCTCGTGCGCATCCAGGTACCGTTCCAGCAGGGCCTCGCGCTGTCGCTGCAGCTCGTGCGGTTCGCGTGCGGCGGGTTCTCGCTGTCGTGGGGGACCAACCATCTGTTGGTGGACGGCCATGGACTGACGGCGCTGGCCAACGCGTGGGCGGAGCTGCTCCGCACCGGAGGCGTCTCGTGGGAGCCCCACCACGACCGGAGGTCGCTCTTCCGGGCGCGCTCACCGCCGCGGTTCAGCCCGTCGCTGGACGCCGAGTTCACGCGGTACGCGCCGGGCGGTCTCCCCAACTCCCTCCTGGTGGCCACCTTCGCACGCCGCAACTATGTGGTCTCGGCCGCGGACGTCGACCGCCTCCGCGCCGCTGCCAGCACCCCCGCCCGCCGCGCCACGCGGCTCGAGGCCCTGTCCGCGCATGTGTGGAAGCTgctcgccgctgccgtcggcgggTCCGACGCGCACTGCCGGCTCGCGTGGCTCGTCGACGGCCGGCCGCGCCTCGACCCGGCCAAGTACGACAAGGACACCGTGAGACGCTACATCGGTAACGTTGTGACGTACGCGTCGCGGGAGGCAACTGTGGAGGCCGTCTCGTCGTCCCCGCTGGCCGACGTGGCGGCGATGGCGGGCGCGGCCATCGCGGAGGTGTTCCGGTCGGAGCGGTACGAGGAGCTGGTGGACTGGATGGAGACGCGCAAGGGGGTGTTCCGGGAGGGCGGCAAGTGGACGGAGGTGGTGGGCGTGGGCACGGGGAGCCCGGCGCTGGTGGTGTCGGCGTTCCTGCCGTTCCGGGTGGAGGGGGACTTCGGGTTCGGACGGccgcggctggtgatgccgtggGTGCGGCCGGGGCGGCTGGGGTCCGCGGCCATGACCGTGGCGCGGAGCCCGGGCGAGGACGGGTCGTGGGTGATCACCGCCAGGCTGTGGCCGCGGCTGGCCGATGCCGTGGAGCTGGACCCGGAGGCCGTGCTCAAGCCGGCCACAGCCGCGCGGCTCGGGTTCGGCGCGCGCGAGCCGGCTGATGTGGTGCGTC
- the LOC133926250 gene encoding uncharacterized protein LOC133926250, with product MSLSHRLPPAAAAGDPYYLYAPPPPPHPDPQRQGVLTLFVAGLPDDVKPREIHNLFSHRPGFDHCLLEYTGRGNQAVAFVSFFTHQAALSAMTVLNGTVFDPETGDRLHIELAKSTSRRPRGGGDVYRVIDKRVNITEGNADHETIGDEGDDEAWREEEDGDNDDNGDEGSDEPSGTENENSSVKNELPADQSGRPEHKQRKGQSPSNDEPDKTSGDIPPCSTLFIANLGHACTEKELTEVLSKQPGFHVLKMRRRGGMPVAFADFMDTESSTAAMNNLKGTTLSSSDNDGLHIEYARSKMRKS from the exons ATGAGCCTCTCCCACCGCCTGCcccccgccgcggcggcgggggatCCCTACTACTTgtacgcgccgccgccgccgccgcacccgGACCCGCAGCGGCAGGGCGTCCTCACGCTCTTCGTCGCCGGCCTCCCCGACGACGTGAAGCCCCGCGAGATCCACAACCTTTTTTCCCACCGCCCCGGCTTCGACCACTGCCTCCTCGAGTACACCGGCCGCGGCAACCAG GCGGTTGCATTTGTGTCCTTCTTCACTCATCAGGCGGCCCTGTCGGCAATGACAGTTTTAAAT GGAACAGTTTTTGATCCGGAGACTGGTGACCGTTTGCACATTGAGCTAGCTAAATCTACTTCACGCAGACCTCGTGGAG GCGGTGATGTATACCGAGTTATCGACAAACGAGTTAACATAACAGAAGGTAACGCTGACCATGAGACAATTGGtgatgaaggtgatgatgaagcATGGCGGGAGGAAGAGGATGGTGATAATGATGATAACG GTGATGAAGGATCTGATGAGCCATCGGGCACCGAAAATGAAAATTCCAGCGTTAAGAATGAATTACCTGCGGATCAGAG TGGTCGACCAGAGCACAAGCAGCGGAAAGGGCAATCTCCATCAAAT GATGAACCAGACAAAACTTCAGGTGATATTCCACCTTGTTCTACTCTATTTATTGCGAATTTGGGACATGCATGCACAGAGAAAGAGCTAACGGAAGTTTTATCCAA GCAACCTGGATTTCATGTGCTTAAAATGCGCCGCCGTGGTGGAATGCCTGTAGCTTTTGCCGATTTTATG GATACTGAATCATCTACAGCTGCTATGAATAACCTCAAAGGCACTACGCTGTCTTCTTCTGATAATGACGGATTGCACATTGA GTACGCAAGGTCAAAGATGAGGAAAAGCTAG